In one window of Microplitis demolitor isolate Queensland-Clemson2020A chromosome 4, iyMicDemo2.1a, whole genome shotgun sequence DNA:
- the LOC103570226 gene encoding uncharacterized protein LOC103570226 produces MSESEGEQTARSIALEQVYVHEVYEQCAEKTAQNRHWPKIYKFLEELEPGALVCDIGCGNGKYLSINNNIFQVGADKCKKFTDIARRKNNEVLICDNLALPFRDESFDAVLSIAVVHHFATTERRVNALRELARVLRIGGKLVISVWAMEQRHRKFESQDVLIPWPKAYCLNATCYCGTKIPCDDEQRCHLTRKSILPLKREQQKYKCRRYRNDPFVSSSPSTSSLSSPNETCYSFFRRALQKLAGKRSISHRPWFFDSFHNISCKNRHHEFDSDDNSDVDDIPIELRRLEDEHVRLNKLDNTFGIKSKSLGDILEIQHLDLVRSRSSIPDLWSTAALEEEFYDRSSLQNPLGKCKSRFIKQKNHCLENNYLEKTVQITDNGELNKNLPELQANSIKTRSGKHPCIFKQLSMNEELMSMERLAERDYVRHKFMKQMSLNEDIICKNITLDKIEDNSSLTARRFQILKSGLTNRIKRSTTNMDKVSPISFKNGLVKIFQNWKSLDSSFDDQTDNKYLEEPMVQTEEDIPLPVTFKKEPEVERCLSKEDGSDSSKDSSLQSDTSLDSEDSFASVIYVPKKQISPVDINAMPSVSHLRTTSAPPSPRVKHPPDLHKPKIKIMSILPLSKQFPAASKSLPPPSPPGLSPKTFNSFITQSFFHQQNVAYNFDKLTNKQSNEDPTGDSETNSHSENIRNSNDSKQNFLNLSHHNLESSHSAEENDSKTKVSINKLSAGKPKDYSSPSSLIDDVPILDNLKTGSESNESLEKSHKDISNDEDSRKCRLNEIKELLQQKPGFATRCSKPSFPLVRRASTATTGRLEAVAKTLPRLLSLELFNPETDDLDSDSSGVSSPDSVDSIVSVISDERRIDKFKIIQSKQLELSKKLQNPNSTAESVANTDKEPLNESIIFSFASSTQSLRIREPPAELSSSVGNSADQIGSRSESEVCSQVPDCTESSKSSLINDNLSNDRNWKKKSHENLINFSESIAENFFKDIDQFCQQRKLELLNDITSSSKIALNSDHSSSQACDRKLEGTSNSDELLVDNTVLWLKNSIDEFSKSDNKLNLIDNLIIKRECQGNECLYGISSEDTMGFVIVSKNGEVEENKSIDDKFILDSRVNKNEKEQKVSTFSNFLEPNDEDSDNFGSSQTIQSSPTTFLESNDKYKHQKDKRICQYNERLVSEEMVEDNNRTNAPTNDDYSESSSQESLLSEREGGAITYHQYYHVFREGELDQLINTYVENLHIISSYYDHANWCIVAEKVQVWTI; encoded by the exons ATGTCTGAAAGCGAAGGAGAACAAACAGCTAGATCCATAGCATTAGAACAAGTATATGTTCATGAAGTCTATGAGCAATGTGCTGAAAAAACTGCTCAAAATCGTCATTggccaaaaatttataaatttctcgaGGAACTAGAACCTGGAGCTCTTGTTTGTGATATag gTTGTGGAAATGGCAAATATttgagtattaataataacatttttcaagTCGGTGCggataaatgtaaaaaatttacagatatTGCTCGACGAAAAAATAACGAA gtATTAATATGCGACAATTTAGCATTACCATTTCGAGACGAAAGTTTCGATGCAGTCTTATCAATCGCTGTAGTTCATCACTTTGCGACAACCGAAAGACGAGTGAATGCATTGAGAGAACTTGCACGTGTTTTAAGAATTGGCGGAAAACTAGTAATATCAGTTTGGGCTATGGAACAAAGACATAGAAAG ttcGAATCTCAAGATGTTTTAATCCCCTGGCCTAAAGCTTATTGCTTAAATGCTACATGCTACTGTGGAACAAAGATTCCATGTGATGATGAGCAACGTTGCCACCTAACAAGGAAATCTATTTTACCATTAAAACGTGAACAACAAAAGTATAAATGCCGACGATACAGGAATGATCCTTTTGTTAGTTCATCACCATCTACAAGTAGCTTATCAAGTCCTAACGAAACatgttatagtttttttcgTCGCGCTTTACAG AAATTAGCAGGAAAAAGAAGCATTAGCCATCGCCCATGGTTTTTTGATTCTTTCCACAATATTAGCTGTAAAAATCGTCATCACGAATTCGATTCTGATGACAATTCTGATGTCGACGATATCCCTATTGAATTACGTCGGTTGGAAGATGAACATGTAAGATTAAATAAACTGGACAATACTTTCGGTATTAAATCTAAAAGTCTTGGTGATATTTTGGAAATTCAACACCTAGACTTAGTACGATCGCGTTCAAGTATTCCAGATCTATGGTCAACAGCAGCTTTGGAAGAAGAATTTTATGACCGATCTTCATTACAAAACCCGTTAGGAAAATGTAAATCGcgatttattaaacaaaaaaatcactgTTTAGAAAACAACTATCTCGAAAAAACCGTTCAAATTACTGATAATGGAGAACTTAATAAGAATCTTCCAGAATTACAGGCTAAC aGCATAAAGACAAGGTCTGGAAAACATCCATGTATTTTCAAACAACTGTCTATGAATGAAGAACTCATGTCAATGGAACGTTTAGCGGAACGTGATTATGTGCgtcataaatttatgaaacaaaTGTCATTGAATGAAGATatcatttgtaaaaatataacattagACAAAATAGAAGATAATTCATCTTTAACAGCACGaagatttcaaatattaaaaagtggCCTTACCAACCGAATTAAGCGATCAACAACAAATATGGATAAAGTATCTCCGATATCATTTAAAAACGgattagttaaaatatttcaaaattggaAATCATTAGATTCTAGTTTTGATGATCAGACAGACAATAAATATCTAGAAGAACCTATGGTTCAAACAGAGGAAGATATTCCATTACCAGTTACTTTCAAGAAAGAACCTGAAGTCGAACGATGTTTGTCTAAAGAAGACGGCTCAGATTCCTCTAAAGACAGTAGTCTGCAAAGTGATACAAGTTTAGATTCTGAAGATAGTTTTGCATCGGTTATTTATGTGCCAAAGAAACAAATTTCGCCTGTTGATATCAACGCAATGCCTTCTGTTTCCCACTTGAGGACAACGTCAGCACCACCGTCACCGAGAGTTAAACATCCGCCAGATCTCCACAAgcctaaaattaaaattatgtcaATTTTGCCTTTATCGAAACAGTTCCCAGCTGCTAGCAAATCATTACCACCTCCTAGCCCACCTGGACTTTCACCGAAAACCTTCAATTCTTTTATTACACAATCGTTCTTTCATCAGCAAAATGTAGCatataattttgataagcTTACAAACAAACAATCAAACGAGGACCCAACTGGTGATTCTGAGACTAATTCTCACAGTGAAAACATTAGGAACtcaaatgattcaaaacaaaattttttgaatttaagtcATCATAATTTAGAAAGTTCACATTCAGCCGAAGAAAATGATAGTAAGACAAAagtatctataaataaattgagtgCAGGAAAACCAAAAGATTATTCATCACCGTCCAGTTTAATTGATGATGTTCCGATATTAGATAATTTGAAAACAGGCTCAGAATCCAACGAATCACTAGAAAAATCTCACAAAGACATTTCCAATGATGAAGACAGCAGGAAGTGTCGATTGAacgaaataaaagaattattacAACAAAAGCCAGGGTTCGCGACCCGATGTTCAAAACCGTCATTCCCATTAGTTCGAAGAGCATCCACAGCAACGACAGGAAGACTAGAAGCAGTAGCGAAGACATTACCCCGGCTGTTGTCATTAGAGTTATTCAATCCGGAAACAGATGATTTAGACAGTGATTCTAGTGGTGTTTCTTCGCCAGATTCAGTTGATTCCATCGTGAGCGTAATTTCTGATGAACGTCGCAttgacaaattcaaaattatccaatcaaaacaattagaactatcgaaaaaattacaaaatccCAATAGCACTGCAGAATCTGTTGCAAATACCGACAAGGAGCCTTTGAatgaatcaataattttttcttttgcgtCATCAACGCAGTCATTGAGGATACGCGAACCACCTGCTGAGCTATCAAGCTCTGTCGGAAATTCAGCGGATCAAATTGGATCGCGGTCTGAATCAGAAGTGTGTTCCCAAGTACCAGACTGTACAGAAAGTTCTAAATCATCGTTGATAAACGACAACTTGAGTAATGATCGTAATTGGAAGAAGAAGTCTCATGAAAATCTGATCAATTTCAGCGAAAGCATAGCAGAAAATTTCTTCAAGGATATTGATCAATTTTGCCAACAGAGAAAATTGGAGCTTTTGAATGACATAACAAGTAGCAGTAAAATAGCTTTGAATTCCGACCATTCTTCATCACAAGCTTGTGATCGTAAATTAGAAGGAACATCAAATTCGGATGAACTGCTAGTAGATAATACTGTTCTATGgttgaaaaattcaatagatGAGTTTTCAAAATcagacaataaattaaatttaattgataatttgatAATCAAAAGAGAGTGTCAAGGAAATGAGTGTCTCTACGGAATCAGCTCTGAAGATACTATGGGATTTGTAATAGTGTCAAAAAATGGAGAAGTGgaggaaaataaaagtatagatGATAAGTTTATACTTGATTCCAGAGTCAATAAGAATGAGAAGGAACAAAAAGTTTCTacgtttagtaatttcttAGAGCCTAATGATGAGGATTCTGATAATTTCGGTAGTTCGCAAACAATACAAAGTTCACCAACGACATTTTTAGAATCTAATGACAAATATAAACATCAAAAAGATAAGAGAATATGTCAATATAACGAGCGATTAGTATCCGAAGAAATGGTTGAAGATAACAACCG